The following proteins come from a genomic window of Pararhodobacter sp.:
- a CDS encoding peptidylprolyl isomerase: MAEIKDPENTILMELKGGTVVIELMPAIAPKHAERMKALARAGAYDNVVFHRVIDGFMAQTGDVANGNKAKNFNMGRAGTGASDLPDLPAEFSNIPHDRGTLGAARSQNPNSANSQFFINFSDNHFLNKQYTVYGRVLSGMEHVDAIGRGEPPREPDMMISVKVAADVEA; encoded by the coding sequence ATGGCCGAGATCAAAGACCCCGAAAACACCATCCTGATGGAACTCAAGGGCGGCACCGTCGTCATCGAACTGATGCCGGCCATCGCGCCCAAACATGCCGAGCGCATGAAGGCATTGGCGCGCGCCGGTGCCTATGACAATGTCGTCTTTCACCGGGTGATCGACGGGTTCATGGCGCAAACCGGCGACGTGGCGAATGGCAACAAGGCCAAGAATTTCAACATGGGCCGCGCCGGAACCGGTGCCTCGGATCTGCCGGATCTGCCCGCGGAATTCTCGAATATCCCGCATGATCGCGGCACGTTGGGGGCGGCGCGTTCGCAAAACCCGAATTCGGCCAATAGCCAATTCTTCATCAATTTCAGCGACAACCATTTCCTGAACAAGCAATACACGGTCTATGGCCGGGTTCTCTCGGGGATGGAGCATGTCGATGCGATCGGGCGTGGCGAGCCGCCGCGTGAGCCTGACATGATGATCAGCGTCAAGGTGGCCGCCGATGTTGAGGCGTAA
- a CDS encoding peptidylprolyl isomerase yields the protein MLRRNLLAAVLAVTLAPVAAFAEQHGTSAMPLLEIDVAGEATGTIRIQLRPDLAPGHVERVITLAERGAYDNVVFHRVIDGFMAQTGDVQFGVRGGDTSRAGMGGSELPDLAAEFTDAPFARGVMGMARSRAPNSANSQFFLMFEPAPHLDTQYTVVGEIIDGLDVLDAIHRGRGPNGAMTDEPDYMADVRVVMPD from the coding sequence ATGTTGAGGCGTAACCTGCTGGCCGCCGTTCTGGCGGTGACTCTGGCGCCCGTCGCGGCGTTTGCAGAGCAACACGGCACCTCGGCGATGCCGCTCCTTGAGATCGACGTGGCCGGCGAGGCAACCGGGACAATTCGCATCCAACTGCGCCCCGATCTTGCCCCCGGTCATGTGGAGCGGGTGATCACCCTCGCCGAGCGGGGCGCCTATGACAACGTCGTCTTTCACCGGGTGATTGACGGGTTCATGGCGCAAACCGGCGATGTGCAATTCGGTGTGCGCGGCGGGGACACGTCGCGCGCGGGTATGGGCGGCTCTGAGTTGCCGGATTTGGCGGCTGAATTCACCGATGCGCCCTTTGCGCGCGGTGTGATGGGCATGGCCCGGTCACGCGCACCCAATTCGGCAAACAGCCAGTTCTTTCTGATGTTTGAACCGGCGCCGCATCTGGACACGCAATATACCGTCGTCGGCGAGATCATCGACGGGCTCGACGTGTTGGATGCGATCCATCGTGGGCGCGGCCCCAATGGCGCGATGACGGATGAGCCCGATTACATGGCCGATGTGCGCGTGGTGATGCCCGACTGA